A segment of the Rutidosis leptorrhynchoides isolate AG116_Rl617_1_P2 unplaced genomic scaffold, CSIRO_AGI_Rlap_v1 contig200, whole genome shotgun sequence genome:
CACTCATTCAACACAATTTCCAAACATTTTCTGTTGGGGCAGTAGCATTTCTCTGTACCCAACACATAATCCTCGCAGAGAAGATCACACCATTTCGCGAATAGAGGTTTCGAGATCAAAGACTCGCAAGAGACGGCATCTAAATTGTGCTCACAGTTTAAGCCAGGGCATACTATTTTGGGTGTGTGCTCTAAAATCTTCACTTCTATGTATTTCGACACGCAATCGAGACAAAAAGGGTGAGAGCAGAGATTTCTGTTATTAAATTTCTGAGTTGTTGAGGCAGGTTCAATGCAAATCTCACAAGTGAATTGTTGAGTACTTTGTGTAATATCTCTGGTTGGTTGCAAAATGTTTCCCATACTTTGTTTTCTACAGAGAATGAATTCAATTTTGAAGAACGAATGAAGCGTTAGAAGTTAGCTTCTTGGAAGACACATAGAATAAAAATATGATTCTATTGAGAGAAGAGGTTAAACATCAGAATCATTTACTATTTGGAGTAAAGAGTAGCTGTCCAGAATTTTATGGCACCGAAAAAAGAGTTGTCTAATTTTTCTGCCGAGTGATTATTACTGCAAAATGACATTTAGATTTGCGTGACAACCAAATAATTTGATTTTGTCAATAGCAAGTATTGAAATTATCCTGCCTTTTGTGGTCCAAACTTTATTAGGAGTGGTTTTCATTTTCTAATAAATACACCTCTCGGTAAAAAAAAAGTGTATGCACCCTAGCACATGCCCAATACAATTATTTACGAATTAATGAACCATATTCTTAAAGGAAGACAAGCAATCGTTCGAAAAAAGGTCGAGAAGTTTAAAAAATTTGTACCTTGAGGTACAAGTTTCATCCTCTGTTTTGGAGGCTATTCAGATAGCTTGGGATATAAATAAGCTATCACATTCACATGTAACTTGAGAGGAAAATTAGATATTTTTTCATTATTTTACAAGAGAAATAAAACAAATGTAAGGAAATTGGCAGGTTCAAGCCATAGATTTAATTAATTATCTAAATGTTATAAATATGTGTATCATATAATACCACAGCCACTGTAAGAGTGCCTTGTTCAGTACGTCAGAAGTACAAACTACAACTACAAACTAATTATGTTTATTTTCAGTCATTTTGGAAAACTGTATATAAACATAACAACTACATCGAACATGAATGGTACTGCTATTTATTTACaagataaatgtaaatatataaaagCTTGCATGACCTAGCCAACGCTTGAATTGAGCGAGAAAATGTAAGGCAATGGGATATTTTCAAAAGAAAAGTCAATTCGAAGAGAGAGCATATTTATCATCGCCCATGCAGTTCATTTAAGGTTTTTCTGTCATGTGATATTGTAAGGTAATCTTTTAAGTGTAAATGTAAAATTCCACAGTGAAAATGAGTCTAAAATAGAAGTTGTGCATGTAAAAATCCATCATCGATATCCCTCTCCCTTCATGATCTAGCTTTTATGGAGATTTAAACATTCATCTGTTAACATGGTTGTATCAAAAGTAGAAATTTCAAATGAACCCAATGAATGAATCAAATTGAATCATGTT
Coding sequences within it:
- the LOC139881819 gene encoding E3 ubiquitin-protein ligase RSL1-like — translated: MGNILQPTRDITQSTQQFTCEICIEPASTTQKFNNRNLCSHPFCLDCVSKYIEVKILEHTPKIVCPGLNCEHNLDAVSCESLISKPLFAKWCDLLCEDYVLGTEKCYCPNRKCLEIVLNECSRGIVKKSKCPSCKELFCFQCKKGWHDGFRCGMSEAMNRNRNETLFGTLMERKKWKTCPACGHCIERTRGCHIVQCRIICLNFVRASGEEIELVFYNT